The Dyadobacter subterraneus genome window below encodes:
- a CDS encoding UDP-N-acetylmuramoyl-L-alanyl-D-glutamate--2,6-diaminopimelate ligase: MESIQKPINSLVSGIPDVVIHGSENVVVNKIIIDSRRVMPGSLFVALRGTQVDGHQFMDTAADLGAVAILCEELPKTLREGVSYIQVIDSAEAMGYMAASFYDQPSKKLTLVGVTGTNGKTSVATFLFQLFRALGYRCGLLSTVQNQIEDEVIPSTHTTPDAVALNELLALMLEKGCSHVFMEVSSHSVAQHRITGLKFAGGIFTNITHDHLDFHKTFDNYIKAKKGFFDQLPKSAFALVNIDDRRGSVMVQNTKARIETYSLQTVATYHGKILSDTLTGMHMEINNQEVWFRVIGRFNAYNLLSVYGAALALGEMPEEVLTALSNLNSPPGRFEQIHSADNIVGIVDYAHTPDALENVLQTIAHLRHGNEQVITIVGCGGNRDAEKRPKMAEIACNLSTRVILTSDNPRYEDPQDILDQMLKGVPPLKYKNTSVIPDRHEAILKAVAEANPEDIILIAGKGHETYQDIRGVKHDFDDRQVLREAFLTFHSQKE, from the coding sequence ATGGAAAGTATTCAAAAACCAATTAATAGCCTTGTTAGTGGAATCCCGGATGTAGTAATCCACGGGTCTGAAAATGTTGTTGTCAATAAAATTATAATTGATTCCCGCCGGGTTATGCCGGGAAGTTTATTTGTCGCTTTACGTGGTACACAAGTAGACGGGCATCAATTTATGGATACTGCAGCTGACCTGGGTGCTGTTGCCATTCTTTGTGAAGAATTACCAAAAACATTGCGTGAAGGTGTTTCCTACATTCAGGTTATTGATTCCGCTGAGGCAATGGGTTATATGGCTGCTTCTTTTTACGATCAGCCTTCTAAAAAATTAACGCTTGTTGGCGTTACGGGTACGAATGGAAAAACTTCCGTTGCCACCTTTCTTTTCCAGCTTTTCCGTGCACTCGGTTACCGTTGCGGCTTACTTTCAACGGTTCAAAATCAGATTGAAGACGAAGTTATTCCTTCCACGCATACCACGCCTGACGCCGTTGCGCTTAATGAACTGTTAGCGTTAATGCTGGAAAAAGGATGTTCGCATGTTTTTATGGAAGTTAGTTCTCATTCCGTAGCGCAGCACCGGATTACAGGTTTGAAATTTGCAGGTGGAATTTTCACCAACATTACCCACGACCATCTCGATTTTCATAAAACATTCGATAATTACATCAAGGCAAAAAAAGGCTTTTTTGATCAGTTACCAAAAAGCGCTTTTGCGCTTGTAAATATTGATGACCGCCGTGGTTCAGTAATGGTGCAAAATACCAAAGCGAGGATCGAAACATATTCTCTGCAAACTGTGGCGACGTATCACGGAAAAATTCTTTCCGATACGCTCACCGGAATGCATATGGAAATCAATAATCAGGAAGTCTGGTTTCGGGTTATTGGTCGATTCAATGCTTACAATCTGCTTTCTGTTTATGGCGCCGCATTGGCTTTGGGAGAAATGCCGGAAGAAGTTTTGACCGCACTTTCAAATCTTAACAGTCCTCCGGGAAGATTTGAACAAATTCATTCGGCTGACAATATTGTTGGTATCGTGGATTATGCCCACACGCCGGATGCGCTGGAAAATGTTCTTCAAACGATAGCACATTTACGTCACGGAAATGAGCAGGTGATTACGATTGTAGGCTGTGGTGGAAATCGTGATGCTGAAAAAAGGCCTAAAATGGCCGAAATTGCTTGTAATTTAAGCACAAGGGTAATTCTTACTTCTGATAACCCACGTTACGAAGATCCACAGGATATCCTGGATCAGATGCTGAAAGGTGTTCCACCTCTGAAATATAAAAATACATCCGTCATCCCGGATCGTCATGAAGCGATTCTTAAAGCTGTGGCGGAAGCGAATCCGGAAGACATTATTTTGATCGCTGGAAAAGGTCATGAAACTTATCAGGATATCCGCGGTGTGAAACATGATTTTGACGACAGGCAGGTGTTGAGAGAAGCGTTTTTAACTTTTCATTCCCAAAAAGAATAA
- the mraY gene encoding phospho-N-acetylmuramoyl-pentapeptide-transferase, translating into MLYYLFDYLDKQFNIPGAGVFQYISFRALGATVLSLFIAATYGKWIISFLRRQQVGESIRDLGLEGQMEKSGTPTMGGFIILASLLIPVLLFAKLSNVYIVLLIITAIWTGMIGFVDDYLKKFKNNKDGLHGRFKIVGQVGLGLIVGLTLSFNDHVKIRIYDQPLLSSSLGEVQRYRDIVHPMVTTLPFSKNNEFDYRTLLFGWLPEEYTWVIYTIIAIFIITAVSNGANITDGIDGLAAGVSGIIALTFGVLAYLSGNTKFSQYLNIMYIPNSGELVIFCAAFVGACVGFLWYNAYPAQVFMGDTGSLMLGGVIAVLALAIRKELMIPIVCGIFLAENISVIMQVSYFKYTKKRFGEGRRILLMSPLHHHYQKKGIHEAKIVTRFWVVGIILAIMTLATLKLR; encoded by the coding sequence ATGCTCTATTATCTATTCGACTATCTCGACAAGCAATTTAATATACCCGGAGCCGGCGTATTTCAATATATTTCTTTCCGTGCACTTGGGGCGACCGTATTATCGCTTTTCATAGCGGCAACTTATGGAAAATGGATTATCAGCTTTCTTCGCAGACAGCAGGTAGGCGAATCCATCCGTGACCTGGGTTTGGAAGGACAAATGGAAAAATCCGGAACGCCAACGATGGGGGGATTTATTATTCTTGCTTCGCTGCTCATTCCGGTATTATTATTCGCCAAGCTTTCTAACGTTTACATTGTTTTGTTGATCATAACGGCTATATGGACTGGTATGATTGGTTTCGTTGATGACTATCTTAAAAAATTCAAAAATAATAAAGACGGACTTCACGGCAGATTTAAAATTGTTGGCCAGGTTGGACTTGGACTGATTGTTGGGTTAACACTTTCTTTCAATGATCATGTCAAGATCCGTATTTACGATCAGCCATTATTAAGCTCTTCGCTTGGTGAGGTGCAGCGTTACCGGGATATTGTTCACCCGATGGTAACAACACTTCCATTTTCAAAAAATAATGAATTTGATTACCGGACTTTGCTTTTTGGCTGGCTTCCGGAAGAATATACTTGGGTGATCTATACGATTATAGCCATTTTCATCATTACAGCAGTTTCTAACGGAGCGAATATTACAGATGGAATCGACGGTCTTGCCGCTGGTGTTTCAGGGATTATTGCACTTACCTTTGGGGTTCTTGCTTATCTTTCAGGTAATACTAAATTCTCTCAGTATCTGAACATTATGTACATTCCGAATTCAGGAGAGCTGGTAATTTTCTGTGCTGCTTTTGTCGGGGCATGTGTGGGATTTCTCTGGTATAATGCCTATCCTGCACAGGTTTTCATGGGAGACACAGGAAGTTTGATGCTTGGAGGAGTTATCGCTGTTTTGGCACTTGCTATCAGAAAAGAACTAATGATTCCAATTGTATGCGGCATATTTCTTGCCGAGAATATATCCGTAATCATGCAGGTCAGCTATTTTAAATATACGAAAAAGAGGTTCGGAGAAGGCAGGCGGATTTTACTGATGTCCCCGCTTCATCATCATTATCAAAAAAAAGGTATACATGAAGCGAAAATTGTAACCCGCTTTTGGGTAGTTGGAATTATTTTGGCCATCATGACATTGGCAACTTTGAAATTAAGATAA
- a CDS encoding DUF4136 domain-containing protein — MLMLKSIKPYYAALLVILILAGCSGGRKVFVEHDYSYETNFKDYSSYTFLECERDTNNLCTEIYEAIRRQMQVRGYKLTADKPTLLVNYGIFYDNLRYQGYMQPVIKNWVDTENDGFRYEPIKYALDKGTLIVSLIDAESDQVVWRGYASGIFKGVENSNNHYRSVVRRIFDQYPLFAKGYDPRRYSEAVGR; from the coding sequence TTGCTTATGCTGAAGTCTATTAAACCTTATTATGCCGCTTTATTAGTGATATTGATATTAGCGGGTTGCTCGGGTGGTCGTAAAGTGTTTGTTGAACACGACTACAGTTATGAAACAAATTTTAAAGATTATTCTTCCTATACCTTTCTGGAATGTGAGCGGGATACAAACAATCTTTGTACAGAAATTTACGAGGCCATTCGTCGCCAGATGCAGGTAAGAGGCTACAAGCTTACCGCGGATAAACCAACCTTATTGGTAAATTATGGTATTTTTTATGATAACCTTCGCTATCAGGGTTACATGCAGCCGGTGATAAAAAACTGGGTGGATACAGAAAATGATGGTTTCAGGTATGAGCCTATAAAATATGCCCTGGATAAAGGAACATTGATCGTTTCATTAATTGATGCCGAGAGTGATCAGGTGGTCTGGAGAGGTTATGCATCCGGAATTTTCAAAGGTGTTGAAAATTCGAATAATCATTACCGAAGTGTCGTAAGAAGGATTTTTGACCAGTATCCGCTTTTTGCCAAAGGATATGATCCGAGACGATATAGCGAAGCCGTAGGAAGATAA
- the aroB gene encoding 3-dehydroquinate synthase, giving the protein MTQSVVLAPITESLPEFINSGQYSKVIVIADNNTRKYCYSLIKPLLGKHKLVTVPSGEKHKVLATCETIWESMTDAELDRHALVINIGGGVIGDMGGFCAAVYKRGIDFIQIPTTLLSQVDASVGGKLGIDFQGFKNHLGVFNIPKSVLIDPFFLKTLPEREIRSGFAEIIKHCLIADGEKWKVIRQNDFEEQNWADLIAHSVKIKQDIVNQDPTEKGLRKILNFGHTLGHAVETYFLGKSENERLYHGEAIAVGMIMESYLSFKRGLIDQKTLIDIEEFIFATYGRVLIKETDVEAVIALTRQDKKNRGSEIRFSLLEGTGKCGYDIVVSVPEMRKAIAYYMG; this is encoded by the coding sequence ATGACTCAGTCCGTAGTTTTAGCACCCATTACCGAAAGTTTACCAGAGTTTATTAATTCAGGGCAGTATTCAAAAGTAATCGTAATAGCCGATAACAATACACGCAAGTACTGTTATTCATTGATTAAGCCTCTTTTGGGGAAACATAAACTTGTGACAGTGCCAAGCGGTGAAAAGCATAAAGTGTTGGCCACATGCGAAACCATTTGGGAATCCATGACCGATGCTGAACTTGACAGACATGCGTTGGTGATCAATATTGGTGGTGGTGTGATAGGGGATATGGGAGGATTTTGTGCGGCAGTATATAAACGGGGAATAGATTTTATACAGATACCAACAACACTGCTTTCACAGGTTGATGCCAGTGTAGGTGGGAAATTAGGAATTGATTTTCAGGGATTTAAAAATCATTTAGGTGTTTTTAACATTCCAAAAAGTGTATTAATTGATCCGTTTTTTCTTAAAACATTACCTGAAAGAGAGATCCGTTCGGGATTTGCTGAGATCATCAAACATTGCCTGATTGCAGATGGAGAAAAGTGGAAAGTGATACGTCAGAATGATTTTGAAGAACAAAACTGGGCCGATCTTATTGCACATTCGGTAAAGATCAAACAGGATATTGTAAATCAGGATCCGACAGAAAAAGGATTAAGAAAGATTTTGAATTTCGGACATACACTTGGCCACGCTGTTGAAACATATTTCCTTGGAAAAAGTGAAAATGAAAGATTATATCACGGTGAAGCGATTGCAGTAGGTATGATCATGGAAAGTTATCTTTCCTTTAAAAGAGGTCTGATTGATCAGAAAACATTGATTGATATTGAGGAATTTATCTTTGCTACTTATGGCAGAGTTTTGATTAAAGAAACTGATGTTGAAGCAGTTATAGCTTTGACACGACAAGACAAAAAGAACAGAGGAAGCGAGATTCGTTTTTCTCTTCTGGAAGGTACCGGAAAATGTGGGTATGACATTGTGGTTTCCGTTCCGGAAATGCGTAAAGCAATAGCTTATTATATGGGATAG
- a CDS encoding DUF3570 domain-containing protein produces MKRKFLLAGLLSVFLLKVRAQSSDSTYQKNTISKTDIEVVYSHYIQNGHNSAVTGGIGTEKMTVYSPSVRIAHTFKEFNTIRFVGGADVISSASVDNIDFVMSSASRRDTRSYGTLNYQRQLKKKDIRLGIGSGFSIESDYMSIPVFLSADYVNPSKTRTFSIDLQAYFDDLRWGRLDPDYYHAVKLIYPVELRYKKWFDNYRRDSYNVKLGFTQSINPRLVLGIFPEFAYQKGLLSTSFHRVYFNNDSLKVENLPGDRFKFPASVRLNYFMGSRTILKLNYGFYWDSFDILGNSIELEAAVKLSPQWTIAPFFRYYKQSGSEYFKPYKQHDISEKYYTSDYDLSSFQTYKPGINLRFLPSQYLTKRISFDELNLRYTYFHRSNGLNAHIITLALKFGREKRSFRDME; encoded by the coding sequence ATGAAAAGAAAATTTTTACTGGCAGGATTACTAAGTGTATTTTTATTAAAAGTAAGAGCTCAGTCTTCGGATAGTACCTATCAAAAAAATACTATTTCAAAAACGGATATTGAAGTCGTTTATTCGCATTATATTCAGAATGGACATAACTCTGCTGTTACCGGAGGAATTGGTACTGAAAAAATGACGGTTTATTCTCCATCTGTGCGGATTGCTCATACTTTTAAGGAATTCAATACAATACGTTTTGTAGGTGGTGCAGATGTAATCAGTTCTGCGTCAGTAGATAATATTGATTTTGTGATGTCATCTGCTTCCAGAAGGGATACTCGGTCTTATGGGACATTGAATTATCAGCGCCAATTAAAAAAGAAAGATATCAGGCTCGGGATCGGCTCCGGTTTTTCTATCGAATCTGACTATATGTCAATTCCGGTTTTCCTTTCTGCCGACTATGTTAATCCTTCAAAAACCAGAACTTTTTCTATTGATTTACAAGCCTATTTTGATGATTTAAGATGGGGAAGACTGGATCCGGATTATTACCATGCGGTGAAATTGATATATCCTGTTGAGCTTCGGTATAAAAAGTGGTTCGATAATTATCGGCGGGATTCTTATAACGTAAAGCTCGGTTTTACTCAGTCCATAAATCCACGACTTGTACTCGGCATTTTTCCTGAATTCGCTTACCAAAAAGGATTATTATCAACTTCTTTCCATCGGGTTTATTTTAACAATGATTCGTTGAAAGTTGAAAACCTGCCGGGTGATCGTTTTAAATTTCCTGCCAGCGTAAGATTAAATTATTTTATGGGAAGCCGGACAATCCTGAAATTGAATTATGGTTTCTATTGGGATAGTTTTGATATTCTGGGCAATAGTATTGAATTGGAAGCGGCGGTTAAACTTTCACCGCAATGGACAATCGCTCCGTTTTTCAGGTATTACAAACAGTCTGGTTCTGAATATTTTAAGCCTTACAAACAACATGATATTTCTGAAAAATATTATACGTCTGATTACGACTTGTCTTCTTTTCAAACTTATAAGCCGGGAATTAATTTGAGATTTTTACCTTCTCAATATTTAACAAAGAGAATTTCCTTCGATGAGTTAAATTTGCGCTATACATATTTCCACAGATCGAACGGCCTGAATGCGCACATTATTACTTTGGCCCTTAAATTTGGCAGAGAAAAAAGGTCATTCCGGGATATGGAGTAA
- a CDS encoding DUF4266 domain-containing protein codes for MRKNKLYILILGIMLMLGGFSCKAVKPYQRVYLNDPEMQMGSNSGKKFEEYVESIREGDTPAAGTKSSGGCGCN; via the coding sequence ATGCGGAAGAATAAACTATATATTTTGATTTTAGGCATCATGCTAATGCTTGGCGGATTCAGCTGCAAAGCTGTGAAACCCTATCAGCGCGTGTACCTCAATGATCCGGAAATGCAGATGGGAAGTAATTCAGGGAAGAAATTTGAGGAATACGTGGAAAGTATCCGTGAAGGTGATACGCCGGCTGCGGGTACAAAATCGAGTGGCGGCTGCGGATGTAATTAG
- a CDS encoding FAD:protein FMN transferase: MNEFRLVERLMGSAFELIIVGDDKSRAENLLREGRDEIKRLERLLTEFDESSFTSQLNLNAGIKPVRVDAEVYELIKRCVNISNLTQGSFDITVGPLKKLYNFKNEQFVYPEKHAVKKTISLIGSQHISFLSDNFIFLKKKGMHISFAAVGKGYAADKVKQLWLSKGVKNAVINASGDLTVIGKKSEEKPWQIGIANPDAASEVLCYLPIENASIATSGDYEQFFMHNGKRYSHNIDPITGKPVSGIKSVTVISPGAELCDALATAVYVMGVEVGLHFINQLPQTHCLIINDKNKVFPSRNLNFKYAEE, encoded by the coding sequence ATGAATGAGTTTCGGCTGGTTGAAAGGTTAATGGGTTCAGCTTTTGAACTGATTATTGTTGGTGATGACAAGTCAAGAGCGGAAAATCTTTTGCGGGAAGGAAGAGATGAAATAAAACGTTTGGAAAGATTACTTACCGAATTTGACGAATCGTCTTTTACTTCTCAGCTCAATTTAAATGCAGGAATAAAACCGGTGCGGGTTGACGCGGAAGTTTATGAACTGATCAAACGATGTGTCAACATTTCAAACCTAACCCAAGGTAGTTTTGATATTACGGTCGGGCCATTAAAAAAGTTATACAATTTTAAGAATGAGCAATTTGTTTATCCTGAAAAACATGCGGTAAAAAAGACGATTTCTTTAATTGGCTCGCAGCATATTTCTTTTCTGAGCGACAACTTTATTTTTCTTAAAAAGAAAGGAATGCATATAAGTTTTGCCGCGGTTGGAAAAGGTTACGCGGCAGATAAGGTAAAGCAGTTGTGGCTCTCGAAAGGCGTAAAAAACGCTGTAATCAATGCCAGCGGAGATTTAACCGTAATTGGAAAAAAATCGGAAGAAAAACCCTGGCAAATTGGTATTGCAAATCCGGACGCAGCGAGTGAAGTTTTGTGTTATTTGCCGATTGAAAATGCTTCGATCGCCACTTCCGGAGATTATGAGCAGTTTTTCATGCACAACGGAAAACGATATTCACATAATATTGATCCGATAACGGGGAAACCAGTGAGTGGTATAAAAAGCGTAACGGTCATCAGTCCGGGTGCTGAGTTGTGTGATGCGCTGGCAACGGCTGTTTATGTAATGGGCGTAGAAGTCGGTCTGCATTTTATAAACCAGCTTCCGCAAACGCATTGTTTAATAATTAATGACAAAAATAAAGTGTTTCCCTCACGAAACCTTAACTTTAAATATGCGGAAGAATAA
- a CDS encoding thioredoxin family protein, whose protein sequence is MISLVLVFLTNIWTPFSTELAAQPVPVTTKNITAEKTKFIVFSGSDWCKGCIQFRKKVLSDPAFEKFANENLDIVVADFPQRTKLPKDVIEQNEALAEKYNPKGVFPNLVLISPDGSHSDIIQYSNQTPEEFVNELKNHLQRLNE, encoded by the coding sequence ATGATTTCACTGGTCTTGGTTTTTTTGACAAATATATGGACTCCGTTTTCTACGGAATTAGCAGCTCAACCGGTCCCGGTTACAACAAAAAATATAACTGCTGAGAAAACGAAATTCATTGTTTTTTCCGGCTCCGACTGGTGCAAAGGCTGTATCCAGTTCAGAAAAAAAGTTTTGAGCGATCCTGCTTTTGAAAAATTTGCCAATGAAAATCTTGACATTGTGGTCGCAGATTTTCCGCAAAGAACAAAACTTCCCAAAGACGTTATCGAGCAAAATGAAGCTTTGGCAGAAAAATATAATCCAAAAGGTGTTTTCCCTAATCTGGTCCTGATTTCTCCTGATGGGTCACATTCGGACATTATCCAATACTCGAACCAGACGCCGGAGGAATTTGTAAACGAATTGAAAAATCATTTGCAACGTTTAAATGAATGA
- a CDS encoding VOC family protein, with protein sequence MSAALISGIQQVGLGVQNVPEAWQWYRRILGFDVPVFDDKAEAPLMIPYTGGTVHQRHAALALNLAGGGGLEIWSFTSRVSQPSGFKPELGDLGINAIRFKAQDVKKAHDWVKAQSKETVGPLVSLPEGEGFWGNDPYGNIFQITSDTSWFQNTGKPVGGVAGVVVGVSDIHKSILFYQTLIQNLEVVYDKTGVFDDLPTSIPGQRFRRVLLRKNFTPEGAFSRLLGNIQIELLQALDREPKKLFENRYWGDCGYIHLCFDALDLATLKTKVQAQGYPFTVDSESSFGMESAAGRFAYVEDPDGTLIEMVETHKLPILKKIGWFLDIQKRKHQKPLPDWMLKMMGLNRVKN encoded by the coding sequence ATGAGTGCTGCACTTATTTCCGGAATTCAGCAAGTTGGTCTTGGTGTTCAAAATGTACCCGAAGCGTGGCAATGGTATCGCCGCATTCTGGGTTTTGATGTTCCGGTTTTTGACGACAAAGCGGAAGCTCCATTGATGATTCCTTATACCGGAGGTACTGTACATCAGCGACATGCAGCATTGGCACTAAACCTGGCCGGTGGCGGCGGATTGGAAATTTGGTCATTTACAAGCCGTGTTTCTCAGCCTTCGGGTTTTAAACCGGAACTGGGAGATTTGGGAATTAATGCGATCCGCTTTAAAGCACAGGATGTAAAAAAAGCGCATGATTGGGTAAAAGCGCAGTCAAAAGAGACCGTTGGGCCATTGGTTTCGCTGCCGGAAGGAGAGGGTTTCTGGGGAAATGATCCTTACGGAAATATTTTTCAGATTACTAGTGATACTTCCTGGTTTCAAAATACCGGAAAACCGGTTGGTGGTGTTGCAGGTGTTGTAGTTGGTGTTTCTGATATACATAAATCGATTTTATTCTATCAGACACTGATTCAAAATCTGGAAGTGGTTTATGATAAAACCGGTGTTTTTGATGACTTGCCAACTTCTATTCCGGGACAACGTTTCCGTCGTGTTTTGCTTCGTAAAAACTTTACGCCGGAAGGCGCTTTCAGCCGACTTTTAGGAAATATCCAGATCGAATTATTGCAGGCGCTTGATCGTGAGCCTAAAAAACTTTTCGAAAACCGTTACTGGGGCGATTGCGGTTATATTCACTTGTGCTTCGATGCGCTGGATCTTGCAACTTTGAAAACAAAAGTTCAGGCGCAGGGTTATCCATTTACCGTGGATAGCGAATCGTCATTTGGTATGGAATCGGCGGCCGGACGTTTTGCTTATGTGGAAGATCCGGACGGGACTTTAATCGAAATGGTTGAAACACATAAACTTCCGATCCTGAAAAAAATTGGCTGGTTCCTTGATATTCAAAAGAGAAAACATCAAAAACCATTGCCGGATTGGATGTTGAAAATGATGGGATTGAATCGTGTGAAAAACTAG
- a CDS encoding 1-acyl-sn-glycerol-3-phosphate acyltransferase: protein MYFFYFSRFLIRLALPIFLRRIFVVNFDQVPNSGPLLLASNHPDSFFDALVIGATLRQPIFTLARGDAFKKPAVAFWLRQINLIPVFRGSEGRQAVLSLDVTTKESLDAMKNGNTVIIFSEGVCVNEWKLRPLGKGTARMAHQAWFGESNLKEMQVIPIGMNYEHYRGTGKRMAIRFGDAIHHTDIKTNPEDYEKWLREFNEILQFKMNQEILTIPETATKEERKSAFNNFFGPNSIPSKGNFLLQGLGWFGRLIHRPIYHAFDKKVSKITARSVFYDSALFGLLLYIYPLIVLLIAAIVGIFAGFKVALGVFAALPILAWLGNRYR from the coding sequence TTGTATTTTTTCTACTTTTCCCGCTTTTTGATCCGTCTGGCGCTGCCAATTTTCCTTCGCCGGATCTTTGTTGTTAATTTCGATCAAGTACCAAACAGTGGTCCGTTGCTATTGGCATCCAATCATCCTGATTCATTTTTTGATGCATTAGTGATCGGTGCAACGCTGCGTCAACCGATTTTTACGCTTGCCCGTGGTGATGCTTTTAAAAAACCTGCGGTGGCATTCTGGTTAAGACAAATCAATCTGATTCCGGTTTTTCGGGGTTCGGAAGGTCGACAAGCCGTTTTGAGTCTGGATGTTACGACGAAGGAAAGTCTGGATGCCATGAAAAACGGCAATACTGTAATTATCTTTTCAGAAGGCGTTTGTGTGAATGAGTGGAAACTTCGTCCGCTTGGAAAAGGTACTGCGAGAATGGCGCATCAGGCCTGGTTTGGCGAAAGTAATCTGAAAGAAATGCAGGTAATTCCAATCGGGATGAATTATGAACATTACCGGGGAACCGGAAAACGTATGGCGATTCGCTTCGGTGATGCGATTCATCATACTGATATCAAGACTAATCCGGAAGATTATGAAAAGTGGCTTCGGGAATTTAATGAGATTCTTCAATTTAAAATGAATCAGGAAATTTTGACCATTCCTGAAACGGCAACAAAAGAAGAACGGAAATCAGCGTTCAACAATTTCTTCGGACCGAATTCGATTCCATCAAAAGGCAACTTTTTGTTACAGGGATTAGGCTGGTTTGGCCGACTTATTCACCGTCCGATTTATCATGCTTTTGACAAAAAAGTATCTAAAATTACAGCGAGATCTGTTTTTTATGATTCAGCTTTGTTTGGATTGCTGTTATATATTTATCCGTTAATTGTTCTTTTAATAGCAGCTATTGTTGGGATTTTTGCTGGATTTAAAGTGGCGCTTGGGGTATTTGCTGCTTTGCCGATTTTAGCCTGGCTTGGAAATCGTTATCGGTAA
- a CDS encoding TIGR01459 family HAD-type hydrolase, whose protein sequence is MILDNFKSVLSKYEVIFFDAFGVLKTYNGLIPGIENTFAYLKETGKDFYVVTNDASRSPEQLAQSYVKLGIDDVTPDRIISSGMLAREYLDLKVRNGVVAYLGTENSAHYIGTDQIKTLSIRELDLSNVEDVNALVFLDDEGFDWNTDLTKTLNLLRKRNIPVIVANTDKTYPASKTRLSIAVGALAKMIEDTIGRQFIRFGKPDPQMFIFAYQHIKNYPNVSKRDILMVGDTLHTDILGGNKFGLDTALVLTGNTQAIDAEVRIRSTGIIPTYICVSAVVE, encoded by the coding sequence ATGATTCTAGACAACTTCAAATCCGTACTATCCAAGTACGAAGTTATATTTTTTGATGCATTTGGCGTACTAAAAACTTATAACGGCTTAATCCCCGGAATTGAAAACACATTCGCTTATCTGAAAGAAACGGGAAAAGATTTTTACGTTGTTACAAACGACGCTTCCAGAAGTCCTGAACAATTGGCGCAGTCTTATGTAAAACTGGGAATCGATGATGTCACACCCGACCGTATCATTTCATCCGGAATGTTAGCACGTGAATACCTCGATTTAAAAGTTAGAAACGGTGTTGTTGCCTATCTTGGGACAGAAAACTCTGCCCATTATATTGGCACAGATCAGATAAAAACACTGTCTATCCGCGAGCTTGATTTGAGCAATGTTGAAGATGTTAACGCACTTGTTTTTCTAGACGACGAAGGTTTTGACTGGAATACTGATTTGACAAAAACGTTGAATTTATTGCGGAAACGTAACATTCCGGTAATTGTAGCCAATACAGATAAAACGTATCCGGCGTCAAAAACACGACTTTCAATTGCAGTAGGCGCTTTGGCAAAAATGATTGAAGATACCATTGGCAGACAATTTATCCGCTTTGGAAAACCAGACCCGCAAATGTTTATTTTCGCCTATCAGCATATCAAAAATTACCCAAACGTGAGCAAAAGAGATATTCTGATGGTAGGTGATACGCTGCATACGGATATTTTGGGTGGTAATAAATTCGGATTGGATACTGCGTTGGTACTCACCGGCAATACGCAGGCCATTGATGCAGAAGTTCGCATCAGAAGCACAGGAATTATCCCGACTTATATTTGTGTTTCGGCGGTGGTTGAGTGA
- a CDS encoding TetR/AcrR family transcriptional regulator produces MATESNRDKIIELSRDIIQHIGYHSFNYKQIAVLIGIKNSSIHHYFPAKEDLGVAVIESDSSDFNDKIKNWNLESPLKRTDYILDLYQQYFNDGMKLCIIGTFGSSYEDIPEKLQTAVNVYIEKIAQWLSETFKDGLASGEFRFKGTPEAMASAWLSTLAGSLQMGRLRGAVHFEETLDHLRNSII; encoded by the coding sequence ATGGCAACAGAAAGCAACAGGGATAAAATCATTGAATTGAGCCGTGATATTATTCAGCATATCGGCTATCATTCCTTTAATTACAAACAGATTGCCGTCCTCATCGGCATTAAAAACAGTTCGATTCATCACTACTTTCCTGCCAAAGAAGATCTTGGTGTTGCTGTAATAGAAAGTGATAGTTCCGATTTTAATGATAAGATCAAAAACTGGAATTTAGAGTCTCCGCTTAAAAGAACAGATTACATCCTGGATCTGTACCAGCAGTATTTCAACGACGGCATGAAACTGTGCATCATTGGAACCTTTGGTTCTTCTTATGAAGATATCCCGGAAAAGCTGCAGACTGCAGTCAATGTTTACATTGAAAAAATTGCCCAATGGCTGTCTGAAACCTTTAAAGATGGTTTAGCGTCAGGCGAATTCAGATTCAAGGGAACTCCCGAGGCAATGGCGTCGGCCTGGCTGAGCACCTTAGCAGGATCTTTGCAGATGGGCAGACTGCGTGGTGCAGTTCATTTCGAGGAGACTTTGGATCACCTGAGAAATAGTATAATTTAA